The proteins below are encoded in one region of Candidatus Eisenbacteria bacterium:
- a CDS encoding glycosyltransferase family 39 protein, translated as MGGKMGIPSRRFGLLLGAILLIGAAVRVPGVFWPRGAGPEGKPASYHPDEQRFIRAAATLQSTPAWGYVPGMKCHLFVVKKTVQALTGRTPDLILSIRIVSILYGLLTILLLAFLVREAAGRDPPALFAAALLSLAPLHGTYSHIGTADVASLFWFLLALFLARRYAADRSADTWTLLAAATGACLSIKFAVPVLLPIVSLLLTDPKRGRRALQGALAGAGAFALLTLFIYRPHDFLRFLNMLAVDNVNVQEAKSAWTHLARYGNTIFPALGVPGALLALGGTALLLFETPGRARARLRGTDFPGAARAILVDPNVLWLAPFLLHLLLALRIGVHAPRHILPLLVPLCAAGGVAADRLTRREGARRRIASVFLAIAGVYLAGNAVAWEVWYLEDIRADAARWLEENRRPGETATAFVGFSRLRGAVSVAGGEETTSRPSSDWFVTCDLEYDRYFRYDDASRIFHAWGGQSRLDFYRELFDGRTEYREAKEFHARNWSPEQALVSRGIFEHLGKTVPRRCVIYRREDPAGG; from the coding sequence TTGGGCGGAAAAATGGGAATCCCTTCACGACGTTTCGGGCTCCTTCTCGGCGCGATCCTCTTGATCGGCGCGGCGGTTCGCGTCCCCGGCGTCTTCTGGCCCCGCGGCGCCGGGCCGGAGGGGAAGCCCGCGAGCTATCATCCGGACGAGCAACGCTTCATCCGCGCCGCCGCGACGCTGCAATCCACTCCCGCCTGGGGCTACGTCCCCGGAATGAAGTGCCATCTCTTCGTGGTAAAAAAAACGGTTCAGGCGTTGACGGGGCGCACACCGGATCTGATCCTTTCCATACGGATCGTGAGCATCCTCTACGGCCTGCTCACCATCCTCCTCCTGGCGTTTCTCGTCCGGGAGGCCGCCGGCCGCGATCCACCGGCGCTCTTCGCCGCCGCGCTCCTCTCCCTCGCCCCGCTCCACGGAACGTACTCCCACATCGGGACGGCCGATGTCGCCTCTCTGTTCTGGTTCCTTCTCGCTCTATTCCTGGCGCGGCGGTACGCGGCGGACCGTTCCGCCGACACATGGACGCTCCTGGCCGCCGCGACGGGCGCCTGTCTTTCCATCAAGTTCGCCGTCCCGGTCCTCCTTCCCATCGTTTCGCTCCTTCTCACCGACCCCAAACGGGGGCGGCGCGCGCTTCAGGGGGCGTTAGCCGGAGCGGGCGCCTTCGCCCTTCTCACCCTCTTCATCTACCGCCCGCATGATTTCCTTCGCTTCCTGAACATGCTCGCCGTCGACAACGTGAACGTCCAGGAAGCGAAGTCGGCGTGGACACACCTGGCGCGCTATGGGAACACGATCTTTCCCGCCCTGGGCGTTCCCGGAGCGCTTCTCGCCCTCGGCGGGACTGCGCTCCTCCTGTTCGAAACGCCGGGACGGGCCCGCGCGCGGCTGCGGGGAACGGACTTCCCGGGAGCGGCGCGGGCGATTCTCGTCGATCCGAACGTACTCTGGCTCGCCCCCTTCTTGCTCCACCTCCTCCTCGCGCTCCGGATCGGCGTTCATGCCCCGCGGCATATCCTTCCCCTGCTCGTTCCTCTCTGCGCGGCGGGAGGCGTCGCCGCGGATCGTCTGACGAGACGGGAAGGCGCGCGGCGGCGGATCGCCTCGGTGTTCCTCGCGATCGCCGGCGTTTATCTCGCCGGAAACGCCGTCGCCTGGGAAGTCTGGTATCTCGAGGATATTCGCGCCGACGCGGCGCGCTGGCTGGAGGAGAACCGCCGGCCCGGCGAGACCGCCACCGCCTTCGTCGGCTTCTCACGGTTACGGGGCGCGGTTTCGGTCGCGGGAGGCGAGGAGACCACTTCCCGTCCCTCCTCGGATTGGTTCGTCACCTGCGACCTGGAATACGATCGCTACTTCCGCTACGACGACGCGTCCCGGATCTTTCACGCCTGGGGCGGACAGTCGCGTCTCGACTTCTACAGGGAGCTTTTCGACGGGCGAACGGAGTATCGCGAGGCGAAAGAGTTCCACGCGCGGAATTGGTCGCCGGAGCAGGCGCTCGTGTCGCGCGGCATCTTCGAGCACCTCGGTAAAACCGTGCCGCGCCGGTGCGTGATCTATAGGCGGGAGGACCCCGCAGGCGGTTGA